Proteins co-encoded in one Stomoxys calcitrans chromosome 5, idStoCalc2.1, whole genome shotgun sequence genomic window:
- the LOC106092224 gene encoding uncharacterized protein LOC106092224 isoform X2: MAFNVRHIPSFLVGSFYMDLIAIVNFLATIDFWFDISKKKFNIEERMTDYGCIIEQSNLDKVILTISELNATTSCLLLATQVLQLILLSLVVVGIKEKRSLLMAPWVYLNMLGLVVVFFNIGYTYFPYVIGDVSFSYETLVDFIDLLALAFGTWCVVFPIFAYHKCMNKSPKYQEEVMPTTEI, translated from the exons ATGGCATTCAATGTTCGGCATATACCAAGTTTCCTTGTGGGATCCTTCTATATGGATCTTATTGCTATTGTCAATTTTCTTGCCACCATTGACTTTTGGTTTGAtatatcaaagaaaaaattcaacATCGAGGAGAGGATGACTGATTACGGCT GCATTATAGAACAAAGCAACCTGGATAAAGTCATTCTTACCATTTCTGAGCTAAATGCTACAACATCTTGTTTACTTCTTGCCACACAAGTGCTTCAGTTAATTTTATTGAGTCTTGTGGTTGTGGGCATCAAAGAG AAACGATCCCTTCTCATGGCTCCCTGGGTTTATTTGAATATGCTAGGATTGGTTGTAGTCTTCtttaacataggctatacataTTTTCCCTATGTGATAGGTGATGTTTCATTTTCTTATGAAACGCTTGTAGACTTCATTGATTTATTGGCACTCGCCT TTGGAACATGGTGTGTGGTCTTTCCCATCTTCGCATACCACAAGTGCATGAATAAATCGCCAAAATATCAGGAAGAAGTTATGCCTACAactgaaatttaa
- the LOC106092224 gene encoding uncharacterized protein LOC106092224 isoform X1, which produces MDQRSPSEAIDAQRWRREGAALLLLGVHREAAIATTKFVSYIKMAFNVRHIPSFLVGSFYMDLIAIVNFLATIDFWFDISKKKFNIEERMTDYGCIIEQSNLDKVILTISELNATTSCLLLATQVLQLILLSLVVVGIKEKRSLLMAPWVYLNMLGLVVVFFNIGYTYFPYVIGDVSFSYETLVDFIDLLALAFGTWCVVFPIFAYHKCMNKSPKYQEEVMPTTEI; this is translated from the exons ttACTTGGGGTCCACAGAGAAGCGGCAATTGCCACAACGAAATTTGTCTCATACATCAAAATGGCATTCAATGTTCGGCATATACCAAGTTTCCTTGTGGGATCCTTCTATATGGATCTTATTGCTATTGTCAATTTTCTTGCCACCATTGACTTTTGGTTTGAtatatcaaagaaaaaattcaacATCGAGGAGAGGATGACTGATTACGGCT GCATTATAGAACAAAGCAACCTGGATAAAGTCATTCTTACCATTTCTGAGCTAAATGCTACAACATCTTGTTTACTTCTTGCCACACAAGTGCTTCAGTTAATTTTATTGAGTCTTGTGGTTGTGGGCATCAAAGAG AAACGATCCCTTCTCATGGCTCCCTGGGTTTATTTGAATATGCTAGGATTGGTTGTAGTCTTCtttaacataggctatacataTTTTCCCTATGTGATAGGTGATGTTTCATTTTCTTATGAAACGCTTGTAGACTTCATTGATTTATTGGCACTCGCCT TTGGAACATGGTGTGTGGTCTTTCCCATCTTCGCATACCACAAGTGCATGAATAAATCGCCAAAATATCAGGAAGAAGTTATGCCTACAactgaaatttaa